The Candidatus Margulisiibacteriota bacterium region AATTTTTTTCCGGCCGGACAAAAAAGCGCCGGTCAGAGAATCAGGATTTTTTAGCACTTCCTGCGGCGCGCCTTCCGCGACGACGCGGCCGCCGAGCTTGCCAGCGCCCGGCCCCATATCGATCAAATGATCGGCGGCCAGCATGGTTTCATCGTCATGCTCAACCACGATCAAAGTATTGCCGAGATCGCGCAAATGTTTCAGGCTGGCCAGCAGTTTGGCATTGTCTTTTTGGTGCAGGCCGATCGACGGCTCATCCAGCACATACAGCACGCCGACCAGGCCGGAGCCGATCTGTGTGGCCAGCCTGATGCGCTGGGCTTCGCCGCCGGACAGCGTGGCGGAAGTCCGCTCCAGAGCCAGATAATCCAGTCCCACATCGGCCAAAAATTTCAAGCGCGCGTTAATTTCTTTTAAGACCTGCCGCGCGATAGTTTCCTCGGTTTTGTTTAAGCGCAGTTCATTCAGCCAGCCGCGCAGATTTTTGACGGACAGGGTCATTAATTCGCTGATATTTTTTTCGCGGATCTTTACGGACAGCGCAACGGGATTTAATTTTTTACCGCCGCAGGCCGCGCAGGGTTTGACCGTCATATATTTTTCCAGATCTTCTTTGCGCCATTCTGATTCGGTTTGATGATAGAGCCGCTCCAGATTGCGCACCACGCCTTCAAATTTACCCGACCAGTCGTAGTATTTGCCCTCATCATGTTTGGCGTGCAGATGAAAATCGATGCGTTCATCCGTGCCGTAAAGCAGAACCTGCTGGACATTTTTAGGCAGTTTTTTAAACGGCGTGTCCAGCGTGAATTTGTACTTGCGCGCCAGCGACTGCACCATTTGCCCCATAAAGCCGCGCATCTGCGAAGCCCACGGCAGCAGCGCGCCTTCCGCCAGAGATAATTCGGGGTTGATGATTTTTTCCGGCGCAAAAATATAAGTGGAGCCCAGACCTTTACATTCAGGGCACGCGCCGTAAGGATTGTTAAAAGAAAAAGTGCGCGGCAGAATTTCCGGTATGGAAACATCGCAATCTGTGCAGGTGAATAATTCCGAAAACAGCTCCAGAGCTTCCGTTTTGTCCTCGGCGAGGGTCAGGACTTCCACCAGATGATCGCCGTCTTTGAGCGCGGTTTCGACGGATTCAAAAATGCGTTTGTAATTTTCCGGACTGACGGCCAGCCGGTCAATGACCGCTTCAATAGTATGCTTTTGATTTTTGTTGAGCGGGATTTTTTCGTCGAGCTGATAAATAATGCCGTTGACCCGCACACGCAGATAACCTTTTTTGCGCAGATCCTCAAAAAGTTTGGTGTATTCACCTTTGCGGCCGCGTATCAGCGGCGCCAGAATGCTGATCTTCGCGCCCTGCGGTTTGGCGGCGATGCGGTCAGCGATTTCCTGCG contains the following coding sequences:
- the uvrA gene encoding excinuclease ABC subunit UvrA, which produces MATEDLYIKGARVHNLQNIEVTIPRNTLTVITGVSGSGKSSLAFDTIYAEGQRRYVESLSAYARLFLDQMEKPDVDFIDGLSPAISIDQKSRSKNPRSTVGTVTEIYDYFRLLFAHIGIPHCPQCGKPVHKQSAQEIADRIAAKPQGAKISILAPLIRGRKGEYTKLFEDLRKKGYLRVRVNGIIYQLDEKIPLNKNQKHTIEAVIDRLAVSPENYKRIFESVETALKDGDHLVEVLTLAEDKTEALELFSELFTCTDCDVSIPEILPRTFSFNNPYGACPECKGLGSTYIFAPEKIINPELSLAEGALLPWASQMRGFMGQMVQSLARKYKFTLDTPFKKLPKNVQQVLLYGTDERIDFHLHAKHDEGKYYDWSGKFEGVVRNLERLYHQTESEWRKEDLEKYMTVKPCAACGGKKLNPVALSVKIREKNISELMTLSVKNLRGWLNELRLNKTEETIARQVLKEINARLKFLADVGLDYLALERTSATLSGGEAQRIRLATQIGSGLVGVLYVLDEPSIGLHQKDNAKLLASLKHLRDLGNTLIVVEHDDETMLAADHLIDMGPGAGKLGGRVVAEGAPQEVLKNPDSLTGAFLSGRKKIAIPQQRRAGHKQKITLANVAEHNLKKLTVNFPLGKFICVTGVSGSGKSSLITDTLYPILMHKLYGSSLPPIKYSGIKGVENIDNIIVIDQDPIGRTPRSNPATYTGVFTPIRELFALTAEAKQRGYQAGRFSFNVRGGRCEACEGDGIKKIEMHFLPDVYVPCEICQGKRYNKETLEVRYKGHNISDVLNMTIDEAYAIFQNIPQIERKLKTLQDVGLNYIQLGQAATTLSGGEAQRIKLAAELSKRSTGKTLYILDEPTTGLHFADVHKLIEMLNRLVNSGNTIIVVEHNLDVIKSADHIIDLGPDGGEAGGEII